A part of Chitinimonas koreensis genomic DNA contains:
- a CDS encoding isopenicillin N synthase family dioxygenase, producing the protein MLVQTVDYCANDAPARLIASLRETGFAVLVRHPLPVWLIDGIYRDWLAFFDGEAKADYRFCPEKQDGWFPPSVSETARGRSVRDLKEFYHVYPWGRIPAGLRRDALAYHGTATALAAELLGWIEDALPAEVAAGLSEPLSGMIKASPNTLLRVLRYPPLAGDEPPGALRAAEHEDINLITLLPAASAPGLEVRDRQGRWHAVPCASGALVINVGDMLQEATAGWLPSTPHRVVNPVGAEAAQSRISLPLFLHPRSEVVLSARHTAGSYLDERLRELGVRN; encoded by the coding sequence ATGCTCGTCCAGACCGTCGACTACTGCGCCAACGACGCGCCGGCCCGCCTGATCGCCTCGCTGCGCGAGACCGGCTTCGCCGTGCTGGTGCGCCATCCGCTGCCGGTCTGGCTGATCGACGGCATCTACCGCGACTGGCTGGCCTTCTTCGATGGCGAGGCCAAGGCCGATTACCGTTTCTGCCCCGAGAAGCAGGACGGCTGGTTCCCGCCCAGCGTGTCGGAGACCGCGCGCGGCCGCAGCGTGCGCGACCTCAAGGAGTTCTATCACGTCTACCCCTGGGGCCGGATCCCGGCCGGGCTGCGCCGCGACGCGCTGGCCTACCACGGCACGGCGACCGCGCTGGCGGCCGAACTGCTCGGCTGGATCGAGGACGCGCTGCCGGCCGAAGTGGCGGCCGGCCTGTCCGAGCCCTTGTCGGGCATGATCAAGGCCAGCCCCAACACCCTGCTGCGGGTGCTGCGCTACCCGCCGCTGGCCGGCGACGAGCCGCCCGGCGCGCTGCGCGCCGCCGAGCACGAGGACATCAACCTGATCACCCTGCTGCCGGCCGCCAGCGCGCCGGGGCTCGAGGTGCGCGACCGCCAGGGCCGCTGGCACGCGGTGCCGTGCGCCAGCGGCGCACTGGTGATCAACGTCGGCGACATGCTGCAGGAGGCGACCGCCGGCTGGCTGCCGTCCACCCCGCACCGGGTGGTCAACCCGGTCGGCGCCGAGGCCGCGCAGTCGCGCATCTCGCTGCCGCTGTTCCTGCATCCGCGCAGCGAAGTGGTCCTGTCGGCCCGCCATACCGCCGGCAGCTATCTCGACGAACGCCTGCGCGAGCTCGGCGTGCGCAACTGA
- the dcd gene encoding dCTP deaminase, whose protein sequence is MSIKSDRWIRRMAQEHGMIEPFEPGQVRYVNEQKIVSYGTSSYGYDIRCADEFKVFTNLNSTIVDPKNFDQNSFVDVSGKGYCIIPPNSFALARTVEYFRIPRNVLTICLGKSTYARCGIIVNVTPFEPEWEGYVTLEFSNTTPLPAKIYAGEGCAQVLFLEADPDDICETSYRDRGGKYQGQVGVTLPKT, encoded by the coding sequence ATGAGCATCAAGTCCGACCGCTGGATCCGCCGGATGGCGCAGGAACACGGCATGATCGAGCCGTTCGAGCCCGGCCAGGTGCGCTATGTGAACGAGCAGAAGATCGTCTCCTACGGCACCTCGAGCTACGGCTACGACATCCGCTGCGCCGACGAATTCAAGGTCTTCACCAACCTCAACTCGACCATCGTCGACCCGAAGAACTTCGACCAGAACAGCTTCGTCGACGTCTCCGGCAAGGGCTACTGCATCATCCCGCCCAACTCGTTCGCGCTAGCACGCACCGTCGAATACTTCCGCATCCCGCGCAACGTGCTGACCATCTGCCTCGGCAAATCGACCTATGCGCGCTGCGGCATCATCGTCAACGTCACGCCGTTCGAGCCCGAGTGGGAAGGCTACGTCACGCTGGAGTTCTCCAACACCACGCCGCTGCCGGCCAAGATCTACGCCGGTGAGGGCTGCGCCCAGGTGCTGTTCCTCGAAGCCGATCCGGACGACATCTGCGAGACGTCCTACCGCGATCGCGGCGGCAAATACCAGGGCCAGGTCGGCGTCACGCTGCCCAAGACCTGA
- a CDS encoding peroxiredoxin, translating into MAVLVGKKAPDFTAAAVLGNGEIVENYTLSGASKGKYAVLFFYPLDFTFVCPSELIAFDHRLEEFKKRNVEVIGVSIDSQFTHSAWRNTPVDKGGIGPVGYTLVADVKHEIAKAYDVESDDGVAFRGTFLIDRDGVVRHQLVNDLPLGRNIDETLRTVDALQFTEEHGEVCPAGWNKGKAGMKADADGVAKYLAENAGQL; encoded by the coding sequence ATGGCCGTCCTCGTTGGCAAGAAAGCCCCCGATTTCACCGCCGCCGCCGTGCTGGGCAATGGCGAGATCGTCGAAAACTACACGCTGTCCGGCGCTTCCAAGGGCAAGTACGCCGTGCTGTTCTTCTATCCGCTGGACTTCACCTTCGTCTGCCCGTCCGAGCTGATCGCCTTCGATCACCGCCTGGAAGAGTTCAAGAAGCGCAACGTCGAAGTGATCGGCGTCTCGATCGACAGCCAGTTCACCCACAGCGCCTGGCGCAACACACCGGTCGACAAGGGCGGCATCGGCCCGGTCGGCTACACCCTGGTGGCCGACGTGAAGCACGAGATCGCCAAGGCCTATGACGTCGAGAGCGACGACGGCGTCGCCTTCCGCGGCACCTTCCTGATCGATCGCGACGGCGTGGTCCGCCACCAGCTGGTCAACGACCTGCCGCTGGGCCGCAACATCGACGAAACGCTGCGTACCGTCGACGCCCTGCAGTTCACCGAAGAGCACGGCGAGGTCTGCCCGGCCGGCTGGAACAAGGGTAAGGCCGGCATGAAGGCCGATGCCGACGGCGTCGCCAAGTACCTGGCCGAGAACGCCGGCCAGCTGTAA
- a CDS encoding ABC transporter substrate-binding protein, which translates to MKTNWTRWLGAMLLLGGACATDAPRPLLRVGFSVGSLANPFYTALIHGAEAQARQINPSVQLTTLASDYSLHKQQLQLRRFIADKVDLILLNAADPAKLRPVIRDAQAAGIVVVAVDVRTEGVDATVLTDNHQAGELACTYLANSLHGQGRVVIQSGPPVSSVTDRVSGCRSAFARFPAIKVLSYDGDGKASRWGGMQLMQTQLERFDDIDAVFAINDPQALGADIAARKAGRSRMIIASVDGAPDIEQALKSDSLIRASASQDPYLMARTAVNVGYDILNGKVPANRMILLPTTLVTRDNLPQYRGWNSR; encoded by the coding sequence ATGAAGACGAACTGGACGAGATGGCTGGGAGCCATGCTGCTGCTGGGCGGCGCCTGTGCGACCGATGCGCCGAGGCCCTTGCTGCGCGTGGGCTTCAGCGTCGGCTCGCTGGCCAATCCTTTCTACACGGCGCTGATCCATGGCGCGGAGGCACAGGCGCGGCAGATCAACCCGTCCGTGCAGCTCACCACGCTGGCCAGCGACTATTCCTTGCACAAGCAGCAACTGCAGCTGCGGCGCTTCATCGCGGACAAGGTCGACCTGATTCTGTTGAACGCGGCCGACCCGGCCAAGCTCAGGCCGGTGATCCGCGATGCGCAGGCGGCCGGCATCGTGGTTGTTGCGGTGGATGTCCGTACCGAAGGCGTCGATGCCACGGTGCTGACCGACAACCACCAGGCGGGCGAGCTGGCCTGTACCTATCTTGCCAACTCGCTGCATGGGCAAGGCCGGGTGGTGATCCAGTCGGGGCCGCCGGTCTCGTCGGTCACCGACCGGGTGAGTGGTTGCCGCAGCGCCTTTGCCCGTTTCCCCGCGATCAAGGTGCTGTCCTATGACGGTGACGGCAAGGCATCTCGCTGGGGCGGGATGCAATTGATGCAGACCCAGCTCGAACGTTTCGACGATATCGATGCGGTGTTCGCGATCAACGACCCGCAGGCGCTCGGCGCCGACATCGCCGCACGCAAGGCCGGGCGGAGCCGGATGATCATCGCTTCGGTGGACGGTGCGCCCGACATCGAACAGGCGCTCAAGTCGGACAGTCTGATCCGGGCGTCGGCGAGCCAGGATCCTTATCTGATGGCCAGGACCGCGGTGAACGTGGGATACGACATCCTGAACGGCAAGGTGCCGGCCAACCGGATGATCCTGCTGCCGACCACTTTGGTGACGCGCGACAACCTGCCGCAATACCGCGGCTGGAACAGCCGCTAG
- a CDS encoding adenosine deaminase, producing the protein MATSASTDDAALAFALACPKAELHVHIEGTLEPELAFALAQRNDIDFPYASTDALRAAYDFSDLQSFLDLYYACADVLRCEADFHDLMLAYLRRAHRDGIVHAEIFFDPQTHTARGIGFETVLNGLEAGAATAQAECGISSRLILCFLRHLSEEDGFATLAQAEPYLARIHGFGLDSSERGHPPVKFERLFARCRALGKPVVAHAGEEGPPDYIYQALDLLGVSRIDHGVRASEDPALLERLAREQIALTVCPLSNVRLRVFPQMAMHTLPQLIGAGLKITLNSDDPAYFGGYLGDNIRAVQAAFGWDAKTWYGLARNSLEASFADESDKAAWIERLDRAYAELR; encoded by the coding sequence ATGGCCACCTCCGCCTCCACCGACGATGCCGCCCTCGCCTTCGCGCTCGCCTGCCCCAAGGCCGAGCTGCACGTCCATATCGAGGGCACGCTCGAACCCGAGCTCGCCTTCGCGCTGGCCCAGCGCAACGACATCGACTTCCCCTATGCCAGCACCGATGCGCTGCGCGCCGCCTACGATTTCAGCGATCTGCAGTCGTTTCTCGATCTCTACTACGCCTGCGCCGACGTGCTGCGCTGCGAGGCCGACTTCCACGACCTGATGCTGGCCTACCTGCGTCGTGCCCACCGGGACGGCATCGTCCACGCCGAAATCTTCTTCGACCCGCAGACCCATACCGCACGCGGCATCGGCTTCGAGACGGTGCTGAACGGGCTCGAAGCCGGCGCTGCCACCGCGCAGGCCGAATGCGGCATCAGCAGTCGATTGATCCTCTGCTTCCTGCGCCACCTGAGCGAAGAAGACGGCTTCGCGACGCTGGCCCAGGCCGAACCTTACCTGGCCCGTATCCATGGCTTCGGCCTCGACTCGAGCGAACGCGGCCATCCACCGGTCAAGTTCGAGCGCCTGTTCGCCCGCTGCCGCGCCCTGGGCAAGCCGGTCGTCGCCCATGCCGGCGAAGAAGGTCCGCCGGACTACATCTACCAGGCACTCGACCTGCTCGGAGTGAGCCGCATCGACCACGGCGTGCGGGCCAGCGAAGACCCGGCGCTGCTGGAGCGGCTTGCGCGCGAGCAGATCGCGCTGACCGTCTGCCCGCTGTCGAACGTGCGCCTGCGGGTCTTCCCGCAGATGGCGATGCACACGCTGCCGCAGCTGATCGGCGCCGGCCTGAAGATCACGCTCAACAGCGACGACCCGGCCTATTTCGGCGGCTATCTCGGCGACAATATCCGCGCGGTACAGGCGGCGTTCGGCTGGGATGCGAAGACTTGGTACGGATTGGCGCGCAACAGCCTGGAGGCGAGCTTCGCGGACGAATCGGACAAGGCGGCCTGGATTGAACGGCTGGACAGGGCTTATGCGGAACTGCGATGA
- a CDS encoding purine-nucleoside phosphorylase: MPVAGLSADYPALLCNADDVCLLTTGMGHANAAASTLAVALAPQLDLRRSYFLIAGIAGIDPAQGTLGSAAWARWLVDFGIAHEIDPREAPAGWKTGYFGVMSKGPGDKPAFDYRTEAFRLDEALLQRVLALSAGTVLADSDKARAYRRLYRERAASQPPRVIQCDTLAGDTWWHGHRLGQHAREWTKLLSDGEGNYCTTQQEDNATYNALLRGQQAGRLDVRRLAVLRTGANFDRPYPGQSAYASLKADSGGFPISTENLYRAGMPWVRDLVARWPEWREGVPTH, translated from the coding sequence GTGCCGGTCGCCGGCCTGTCGGCCGATTACCCGGCGCTGCTGTGCAATGCCGACGACGTCTGCCTGCTGACCACCGGCATGGGCCATGCCAATGCCGCGGCTTCGACGCTGGCGGTCGCGCTGGCGCCGCAGCTCGATCTGCGCCGCAGCTACTTCCTGATCGCCGGCATTGCCGGCATCGATCCGGCCCAGGGCACGCTCGGCTCGGCTGCCTGGGCGCGCTGGCTGGTCGATTTCGGCATCGCCCACGAGATCGACCCGCGCGAGGCGCCGGCCGGCTGGAAGACCGGTTACTTCGGCGTGATGAGCAAGGGGCCGGGCGACAAGCCGGCCTTCGACTACCGGACCGAGGCATTCCGGCTCGACGAGGCGCTGCTGCAACGCGTGCTGGCGCTCAGCGCCGGCACCGTGCTGGCCGACAGCGACAAGGCGCGCGCCTATCGCCGGCTCTATCGCGAGCGGGCGGCGAGCCAGCCGCCGCGCGTGATCCAGTGCGACACGCTGGCCGGCGATACCTGGTGGCACGGCCATCGGCTCGGCCAGCATGCGCGCGAATGGACCAAGCTGCTCAGCGACGGCGAGGGCAACTACTGCACCACCCAGCAGGAGGACAACGCGACCTACAACGCGCTGCTGCGCGGCCAGCAGGCCGGCCGGCTCGACGTGCGGCGGCTGGCGGTACTGCGCACCGGCGCCAATTTCGACCGGCCCTATCCGGGCCAGAGCGCCTATGCCTCGCTCAAGGCCGATTCGGGCGGCTTCCCGATCTCGACCGAGAACCTCTATCGCGCCGGCATGCCCTGGGTGCGCGACCTGGTGGCGCGCTGGCCGGAATGGCGCGAAGGCGTGCCCACGCACTGA
- a CDS encoding PhoH family protein — MAARKAPAKQSATKLFVLDTNVLMHDPTSLFRFEEHDVCLPMVTLEELDGHKKGMSEVARNARQASRFLDDIVSGKESEIVRGVALSGPSKGMASGSLFLQTQATRVELPADLPVGKADNQILTVVMELAQQHPKREVVLVSKDINMRIKARALGLAAEDYFNDQVLEDTDLLYTGVREIDQEFWEKNGKDMKSWQEGGRAYYQLKGGDCASLLLNQMVWQEAEKPFLAMVKSVEGKTAVLESIKDYSHPKNAIWGITARNREQNFAINLLMNPDIDFVTLLGQAGTGKTLLTLASALMLTLEEKRYTEIIMTRVTVPVGEDIGFLPGTEEEKMAPWMGALEDNLDVLNQTDGESGEWGRAATRDLIRSRIKVKSLNFMRGRTFLNKFLIIDEAQNLTPKQMKTLITRAGPGTKVVCLGNIAQIDTPYLTEGSSGLTYVVDRFKGWGHSGHVTLQRGERSRLADHAAEVL; from the coding sequence ATGGCCGCCCGTAAAGCCCCCGCCAAGCAATCCGCGACCAAGCTGTTCGTGCTGGATACCAACGTGCTGATGCACGACCCGACCAGCCTGTTCCGTTTCGAAGAACACGACGTCTGCCTGCCGATGGTGACGCTCGAGGAACTCGACGGCCACAAGAAGGGCATGAGCGAAGTCGCTCGCAACGCCCGCCAGGCCAGCCGCTTCCTCGACGACATCGTCAGCGGCAAGGAGAGCGAGATCGTCCGCGGCGTGGCGCTGTCCGGCCCGTCCAAGGGCATGGCCAGCGGCAGCCTGTTCCTGCAGACCCAGGCCACCCGCGTCGAGCTGCCGGCCGACCTGCCGGTCGGCAAGGCCGACAACCAGATCCTCACCGTGGTGATGGAACTGGCCCAGCAGCATCCCAAGCGCGAGGTCGTGCTGGTGTCCAAGGACATCAACATGCGCATCAAGGCCCGTGCGCTGGGCCTGGCCGCCGAGGACTACTTCAACGACCAGGTGCTCGAGGACACCGACCTGCTCTACACCGGCGTGCGCGAGATCGACCAGGAGTTCTGGGAGAAGAACGGCAAGGACATGAAGAGCTGGCAGGAAGGCGGCCGCGCCTATTACCAGCTCAAGGGCGGCGACTGCGCCAGCCTGTTGCTCAACCAGATGGTGTGGCAGGAGGCCGAGAAGCCCTTCCTCGCCATGGTCAAGTCGGTCGAGGGCAAGACCGCGGTACTCGAGTCGATCAAGGACTACAGCCATCCGAAGAACGCGATCTGGGGCATCACCGCGCGCAACCGCGAACAGAACTTCGCCATCAACCTCTTGATGAACCCGGACATCGACTTCGTCACCCTGCTGGGCCAGGCCGGCACCGGCAAGACGCTGCTGACGCTGGCGTCGGCGCTGATGCTGACGCTGGAGGAGAAGCGCTACACCGAGATCATCATGACCCGCGTCACCGTGCCGGTCGGCGAGGACATCGGCTTCCTGCCCGGGACCGAGGAGGAAAAGATGGCGCCGTGGATGGGCGCGCTCGAGGACAACCTCGACGTGCTGAACCAGACCGACGGCGAATCGGGCGAATGGGGCCGCGCCGCCACGCGCGACCTGATCCGCTCGCGCATCAAGGTGAAGTCGCTCAACTTCATGCGCGGCCGCACCTTCCTCAACAAGTTCCTGATCATCGACGAGGCGCAGAACCTCACTCCCAAGCAGATGAAGACGCTGATCACCCGCGCCGGTCCCGGCACCAAGGTGGTCTGCCTCGGCAACATCGCCCAGATCGACACGCCCTACCTGACCGAGGGCAGCTCGGGCCTGACCTACGTGGTCGACCGCTTCAAGGGCTGGGGCCACTCGGGCCACGTCACGCTGCAGCGCGGCGAGCGCTCGCGGCTGGCCGACCACGCGGCCGAAGTGCTGTAG